The sequence AGCCTGAGAGATGGAAGCCGGTGCTCAGGGGCAGTGGGGTCAGTGACTGGGCTGTCCCTGGTGGGTCTCCTTCAGCTGGAGCTCAGGAGGCCCAGGACTCTTCCTGTTGGAGAGACACATCGCAGATGTCCCCAGCTCCCGGCTTCTCTcccacccaggccctgggatGCCCTGCATCCCAGGGAGCAGCCAGGCATCATGCCCTGCAGCCTCTGGGACCCCTTCCTATTCCCCTTCCTGCCCACATCCAAGAAATCACAGGGCCAGCCCTGGTACCATCCaggccccttttttttttctccctgacaGATGTCCCTTCTCCCCTCTTGGCTCACAGACCTGGTGGCATCACTACCCCACCTTCTGGCTGCCAAGGTCCCAGAGTCAGGTTGAACCCCTTTACCTGCTGTGTTTTCCTGCCTCAATGGTCTGGCCCTCGTGTCCCCGCTCCTGCCCGCCTTTGACCTGCCAGCCATCCTCTACCAGGAACGTGCCTTCTTTCTCTGTCGCTTCTCCTTCAGGGCATCATGTGGCTTCTGATCCCAGGTCTGTCTCTTGAAGCCACTTCTCTGGGCTCCCAAGTGCCCCTCTTGGACCCGTGTCAGGACACTGACCAGGGTTAGTGCTCCCAGTTACTTGGGTCCCCTGAACTATATGTGAGGCCAGTTGCTCTGCCCTTCTGTCTTGAGGCCCTGGACTAGGTGTGGCACCTGCTGCTTGATGCCTTGaggtgaaggagagaaagcaagccTCTGCACACGCAGCACTGTGGGGATGAGGGCACGGTTACCCCAAGAGCAGGACACTGATCCCTCATGTGTTTGCTGACCCTCCCTCTCCTTAGAGTGAATACCGCCTGGAATCCCAGCAGAGACCCCCCGGCATGCTCTGGGCATGGCCTCTGGAGTCCCACCGCAGAGCAGCCACACGGCAGAGGAGATCCCAGGCTTCCTGGATGCCTTCCTCTGCGACTTTCCagccccactgagcctggagccccctTTGCCATGGAAGCTCCCGGGAcctgtgctgagcaaggaggaggtggagggtgaGCTGACCGAGCTGGTGATGGGCTTCCTGAGCAACAGGTAGGCTGGCGTACCTGCCAGGAGGGGATGGGAGCGAGGGCTTTGGCATGTGCCACGCGCCAGCGGGTGACCGCCACTGCTGCTTACCCCCCACATCCTGCCCTGTGCTGAATATGCCCCACAGTTACATCCCTGTGACAGTGCTGCATCCCTTCCCCGGGGCTGCTGTCACAAAGTATCACATGCCCAGTGGCttggaacaacagaaatgtgttatCGCATAGTTGTGGAGGCCAGAAGTCAGAGATCAggatgtcagcagggctgtgctctTTCAAACAAAGGCCATGGAAAATTGGTTCCAGGCCTTTCTCTCAGCTGCTGGTATTGCCAGcagtccttggtgttccttggcctGTAGATGCATCTCTGCAGCCTGGCCTTCGGTGTCACGTGGTGTCTGCCCTGTTTGTCTGTGTCTTCCCGTGGCTTTCCCTCCCTGTCTGggtctcttctcttcctcttgtaagacaccagtcctattggattaagAGCCTACCCTgttccagtatgacctcatcttatacctgcaaagaccctaatgccaaataaggtcacattctgagccaCTGCAGGTTAGGACTCCAGCATatcttttggggggtggggagcagggcacaGTTCAACCTCTAACAGATGCAGTAGATCCTATTTCTgtcccatttcatagatggggAGGGTGGGTTAAGAGACTggctgagggtggggtgggtTAAGAGACTGGCTGAGGcctcagggaggggcagggccaggccgtGTGCCTCGCACAGAGACCACAGTGCCCCTAGGCCCAAGAGGTGATGGTGCTGTCCCTGGTCACAGGCGAGGCAGCTGAGGTGCAGAGTTGAGACAGAGCAACAAGCTTAGCAGAGttgaaggaagaaagcaaaagacagTAAAGGCTAGTGGCCCATGCAACATCTGTGTGAACCTCGTCCTCCCCAGGGGCCGGGCCCACAGTCCCTAGTCACTGTGTCACCCCTGAAGTTGGAACATGCCCCTAGCCTCAGCATACTGGCATTTTAGTGTTCTTCAAGCGTGCTTCCTCTGTGGCAGATCAGCTCTATCCCTACACCCCCCCTAAGAGCCTGCTTGCTAGGACCCCACAGAGTTCATGACTCTTGCTCACCCTGCACAGTGTAGGAACCCAGGTCACGGAGTGTGAAGGTCAGTGTGAGCTGACCTGCATCCTTCCCGACATGCCCAGTGACCGTGTCCCTTTAGGGTGTGGCATGTACAGAGGGCGTTCCTGGCCTGTTTGGTTCCactttgaggaaatattttagaGGCAGGTGGCATAAAGTGAGTCGGTGGAGCAGAATTGGCCATAGTTGCTGGGTGCGGGGGAGCAAAGGACTCCCGGAGCTCTGCCTCCCTCAGGGCCTGGGGCCACAGGATCTGTCCCACCTGCAGCCACTGGGGCTCCTGTGGGTGCTTTAGAGGCTGTGGGAGGACATGCAGGCCTGGGAGAGTTGGTACCCCTGCTGCCACTGCATgtgagcccagagcctggggaGCAAGAGCACCGGCCTGCTGTGCCAGAAATGCCATGTCCAGGGGATAAAGAGGAAATAACCTGGGGATGGAAACAGGAGAGCCCCAGGCTAGAGGCTCAGCgtcaggagagggacaagcaataGGACCAGGCCTGGGAGGGTCATCGGTGGgtggctgggagggggagggaaggcacAGAGGAAGGACGTACCCTGAGGGGCAAGATCCTGGAAGGTAGGGCTGGTTTTGCTCCATGGCAGTAGAGATGGAAggaggtgaggaagaggagggtagCCAGGCAGGAGCAGATGCAGGTAATGGGCCCTCCTGCCCAGAGAGAAGTCAGGGGTCTGACTAGACAGGTCTGCAGGGTGCAGGGCTTGGGGGGTGAGGAGTTTCTGTTACTTGGAGGGCAAGTGTCTCAGGCTACGTGTAGGAGAAAAGCAGGACTTGCTGGAGGTGACATGGGGCCCCATGAGGCCCTGGtggcaggccctgggctcaggtgTGGAACAGGCACCCCGTTAATTAGCAGGATGGCGGAGCAGGCAAgtcatatattttctattcatcTTAACGGAtttactttcagttctttttgtccttttctagTATTTCTTCCCTGTGCAGACACAGTGTTCACACGTGTGGTCACATGCTATCTATTCTGTGTCTGACTGTCAGGTGCACCCCCACAGCAGGTCCCCTGGCAGCATCCTGGCGCGCTCCCATCCCTCCCTTCTGGTCCCCTAGCAGCGTGTAGGCCCCTGGGGGTAAGGGGCCGCAAGCAGGGTGGTGCATGGCACTGTCTCAGGTTGTAAATGGTGTCCTTCATGAGACTGTTGGGAAGTCAGATCACCAAGTCCAGTGGCGCAGTGATTTACATCCTGTCTTCCCCCTTGTTGTCAGCAGTTCCGTGTCTCACCTCAGGTCCCCAGACAGTGCACACCTTACACTATAATTATTCCTCTTCATTTTCATCTCTGCAGCTAGACTGCAAGCTTGAAAACCCCAAAGCGGGTGGGACTGGAGTATTTGCTGGGTACCTGGGCCTTGCACACACTTTCTGTTCACTGAAGCATCTTCTAGAGTCTTTAGGATCCCTGACCACTGCAGGGCCTGAGTGCCTGGAGAGTGTGCagaggcaggggggagggggactcctggatggggtgggagggtgcaTCCAGGAAGCAAGGCCTGTGGCCTGAGTCCAGGCATTGTCTGTGTCCCCAGGGCCGGAAGCTGCTTCCCTGCCCCGGTGGCCTCTGCAGGCCTGCAGGAAGCCACAGCACCACCTCCCCAGGAGCAAAGGGAACAgtgccccttctccctgctgtGAAAAAGGAAAACCCAGTAGTTAGCAGGAAATCCCCAAATGGCAGGGGAACTCATTTCTCATGTCTCGGCTGGTTGTTTTTCAAAGGTAGTTCCAGAGGCCTCTCCCCTGAGTCAccctctcattttaaaaaaatcataaatccaTCCCAGTAGATTCCTAAGACTATCTATAGACACACCATGGATGCCTATCCCCCAAAGGGAAGTGGACCCATTTAAGTAGCTGTTGGGAGGTCCTTGCCCTTGGGGGAAAAAGCCAGGTGTGTCTGCCCAGCAGAGAATCACTGGCTACCCTGGGTGTTGGCCCCCAGCCCTCAAGGACAGACACACAAGGGTGAACACACATCCTCTGGCCTATGAAGGGTTCCCACTGATGGGGAGGCAGATTCCGGGGTTGGGATATGTCTAGACATACAGGGCCACCAGTGGGatgggctccttttttttttttttttttaagattttatttatttattcatgagagacacagagacagagagagagagagaggcagagacacaggcagagggagaagcaggctccatgccgggagcccgacgcgggactcgatcccaggactctagaatcatgccctgagccaaaggcagacgctcaaccactgagccatccaggcatcacTGGGATGGGCTCCTTATGCGCAAAAGCCAGGGGAGACTTTCTATGGATTCGGCGCATGTAGGCCGagcctcttaaaaaaatatattgtctcagcgttttggaggctggaaatccaagatcagggtgtcagTTGGGCTGATTCCTTCTGGTGATTTCTGGCTCATTTCCCCAGCATCTGCCTCCATCTTCTAGATGTTCTAGAGTTCTcgctgtgtgtatctgtgtctgaatgtcccctttttataaggaagGACACCAGTGTTACGGGATTAGGGAACCCACCCTAGTCCAGTAAGACCTCACTCTAattgcatgtttctttttttttttttttttttaagattttatttatttattcatgagagacagagagcggcagagacacagaggaagaagcagactcctcccagggagcctgatgtgggactcgatccctggatctgggatcatgccctgagcccaaggcagatgctcaaccactgagccacccgggtgtccctaatTGTATCTAAGTCAGGTCACATTCGAAGGCACTGGCAGTTGGAACCTCAATATATGAACtttgggggacacagttcaacccataagACTCCTGAAACACTAGAGGTCCCTAGCCAGTATTGGTGACCAGAAGCTGTCATCAAGCTGGACACTGGGCAGTTTGTGCTACCCGGCCCCGGGCCCAGCAGACACATCTTCTCCCCCCGGCAGCCCCCACTCATGTTTGGTGTAGCTTGGGACCTGGTAAGTGGCATCGAGTGGATGTCCCATCCAGCTCCCTGGGGCTCAGAGGCCGGCCTGCTCCTTGTTGCTGCACGTTGTGGTGCAAGCGGCCGTCACTCCCTCCGGAAGGGCCTCCCTGAGTGGAGAGGAGGGCTCCATGTGGAGCATTTGGGGCCGTGCCAGCCCCCCTTCACTTCTTGTTCCTGTCCCCAGGAGCGCTCCACCTCCACTTGCTGCATCTCTGGCCCACGAGGCAGTTTCCCAGCTTCTACAGACGGACCTTTCTGAATTCAGGAAGTTgcccaggcaggaggaggaagaagatgacGATGAGGAAGAGAAGGCCCCTGTGACCCGTGAgttctcttccctccctggccTGGAGGCCTAGCAGGTGACACACTAGCCAGACAAGGGACAGGCAGCGCGGAAGTGCCAGTTTGCCAGATTTCAGGGCTCAAGTGGGTGCCGCTGCTTTTCCCGTTTTTGCTGGTGGAAGGGCGGTCGCGGGCAGCAGGCGGCAGTGGCAGTCAGATGCAGAGAAGGCACTTGTAGCAGCGTCAGGTCGGCAGGGGGAGCATGGCAGCCATCTCCCTGAGCTTCAGAAGCAGCCAGGGGATGAATAATGCTTTTCCCGTTCTACATGGGAGGAAGCTGACGTGGTAAGTCCGTCGCCCACTTGCTCTTCTGTCTCAGCTGACGTTGCCCCAGGGTGGCATGGGAGCCAGGCGGTGACATGTGAGCGGCTCCTGGGGCCGGCCTCGGGTCCACCTGGGAGAAAATGCCAGCATTTGGGCCTATTGCCTCGGCTGATCCAACTTGGGACCCCGTCGGGTGGAGACGCAGCAGCATCTGTGAGAGCTAGCTTGGGGTGGGCCTGTCGGTCTGCCTCCTCCCTGGACACTGGTTAGTGGGGCGCACCATGGGCCACCCCGCACAGCCAGGGGGACCCAGAGTGGGCAGTGAACTTCATCATAAAAAGTCAGGACTCTTATGTTGCGtgtctttctttcactttcctaATACATTAGCCCCCCTCATCTGAGAGGggtacatttcttttcttttttttttaagattttatttatttattcatgagagacacagagagagagagagagaggcagagacacaggcagagggagaagcaagctccatgcagggagcccgacttgggactcgatcccgggtctccaggatcacgccctgggctgaaggcggcactacaCTGCTGGGCCCCCCCCATCCAAGCTGCCCTAGAGGGATACATTTCAGGACCCCCCAGGAGATGCCTGAAGCTGCAGATCATACCAAATCCTCTATATACTGCATTTTTTCCTATACACACATACCTATGACAAACTTTAATTTCTAAACGAAGCACAGTAAGAGATGAACAATATCTGATACTAAAATAGAACAGTAAAACATGCTGTAATGAGAGTCCTACGAAGGTGGCCGTCCTCTCTCTAAGTATCTCAGTGTACCGTTCTCACCCTGTTGGTGATGACGGAGATGGTAAGATGCCTACGTGATAAGATGAAGGGAGGTAAGGATGGAGGGTTACAGTGTAGGGTTAGGCTACCACTGACCTCTGACAGTACATCAGGAGGATGGTCCCCTTTCCAGACCGCAGTCTATGGCCTGTACCCGAAACCGTGAAAAGCGAACTCCTGCATGGGGTTGGGGGACGGACTGCCATAGAGTTTGTTGATCCGGTCCTCTTATATATCGTTTATGATTACTTGCGTCTTGTCCCATATTTGTTATCTGTGTGACTTGAAGCTTAGCATTAGTGCGAGCACTGAGGGCAaagcaaggggggtgggggtcggggacgcagagaaagaagacaaagccaCGCGGGCCCCTCGCTTCAGCCAGTGCTGAGTTCCCATCTGTGTCCCCTGCCTTTTCCACGGCTTCCTGCCCACATTCCATGCCGCAGGGCCTCGCATTCCTGCCTGGGAGGTGGCGGGGCCCCAGTGACAGGGAGCCATTGTCCTCAGCAAAGCCTGCAGGCTCCCGCCCCACAAAGGGagggccccaccccagagtccCGGCGGGAACCCAGCGCCACCTGCTGGCGGCAGGCCCCGGAGCGCTCCACGTGGGGGCTCCCAGGCCGGGGAAGAGGCTGAGCCCCGCCTGGAGGAAGTCACAGCCTGCCCCCGCCCTCCGTGTGGCGTGGGCTGGACTGGGTCAGCCATCCCTGTCACCAGAGCAGCACGCAGTAAGGTCTGTCATCTCGAAGCCCTTCTTGCAAAATTGGCATCACGGCGCATGTTAGAAGCACCACTGCTCAAGGGCAGCGGTATGACGAAGAGCCGTGTGTGGCTGGGTCAGGCCGAAACGCCAGCCGGGCCCCTCCAGTGAGCCGGTCCTGTGGGCGCCAGGATGAGGCCCCGGCGGCTCCTGCGGCGGCATCAGGAGGCCGAGCCGCGCCTCCGGTTGCTTATCCATCGCTTATCGTCGGCATGATTGCCTTTGCACAAGCTGAAATTCAGGTTCAAACATGTTGGCAGGAACGGTAGCACAAACCTAAGGCAAGAGAGTACCTGGTCCCTGTGCCTCCCTGGGTATCTCAGGCCTGATAGAAGCGgagcccagagggagagggaaggagcccTGCCGCATGGTCATCTGAGCCCAGCCATCCAGAGCCGAGGGAAGGAGGGGGCTGCGGAGGCCGTGGCACAGCCCAGCTGAGCGAGGGGCCTCCGACCGGTTGACAGGGGTTCACTGAGCCAAGTGCGTGTGGACCTGTCGTCCCGAGCTGAGCCTTCCTGTACCCACAGCCCCCTGGGCCGGCCCTGCTGGTCCCCCACCTCTTGCCAAACCCCTGATGGGCACCTGTGTCCCAGATGCGGCGACAGTGGCCAGTTCCAGACACTAGTACCTCTGCCTTGATGCGTGGATTCCCTCACACGTGTCTTGCCGTGGCCTCTTGTGCTCACAgaccctctctgcctcccctggcctctgcccttctcttttCGTTCTGTGTCCTCCACCTTTGGGCCAGAGCTCTTCCTTTTTCAATACCTCCCTTCCACCCCCGCAAGTCCTTCCATTGTGGCTTGCAGCTCTCCTGGGGGTCTGCCCTTGAATCCCCCTCTGATGCCTGGCCTGACCCACCTGTACCTGCCTCATACACCTGGGCCACCAAGATTCCCAGGAGGGTTTAGTACGTGGAGATGACCTGAGTCTCCGAGGCTTGCCACCTAAGCATTCCTTGGGACCTGTTCCTTGTTAATCTTTTCTTTAGAAGGCAGCTTTAGGTAGGATTTGggatttgtgtgcatgtgtgttttaggGGCTATTACCTGTTGTTGCATAACAAATGCCCCCcaaaatttaatggcttaaaacaaacatttcttatCGCATGGTTTCTGTGGGTCTGGAATTTGGGAGTGGCTGAGCTGGTGGTTCTGGCCCAGGGTTTCCCAAGACCATGGTCATGAGCCTGTGGCCAGTGGGGCAGAGCTTCCATTTCCAAGGGTTTCAGTCACTTGGCTGTAGGCACGAGGCTTCACTCCCTCATCATGTGGACCCTTCACAGGGCTACGCATTCGTCCTTACaccatggcagctggcttccctcaGGGCTAGTGATTCaccagggagatggagagagagacagagacagagacagacagggaggaagagagaatgtgtAAGATGGGAGCCGTAGCGCCTCTTAGGAAGCAGCTCATGGACACTTCCATTGCATTCTGTTTATTAGGAGCTGGTCGCTAAGGCCCATGCTCAAGAGAGAGAACTGGGCTCCCAGTCAACCATCAGAGAATTTATGGACATATTTTGAAACCATCATCTGGGGCTCACACTTGTCACAGAAAGTTGAGGCAGCACCAAAAAAGtattctgaaaaaaacaaatcacCTGTAGAACCACCACCTGCAGACACCCACTGCTGACATTTCGATTGTACgcttttcttgccttttattttctggatCCAAACAGTTGAAGGCTTTTTCATGTCCTTGTGATCAAACTGTATGTgggattttctgttcttttcccattgcatttttttcttaatgtttttcctTATTATGGCAACCAGCATTTTACATGCTCTCACACTCTACAAAAGTCCATTTTTGTTTTAccctttaattttttcccattaaacTTGGAGATAACCGTAGGCTTACATGCTGTGTAAGAGCTAACACAGAGGGATTGCATGCATCCTTTCAGTTTCTCCCAATGgtaacatctttaaaaactaCAGTAAAATATCACaaccaagatcttttttttttttaagattttatttattcattcatgagagacagatagaggggcagagacataggcagagggagaagcaggctccaagcagggagcctgatgtgggactcgatcccgggactccgggatcctgccctgggccaaaggcagacgctcaacctctgagccacccaggcatccccacaacCAGGATCTTGACATAGTCAAGATGCAGAACAATTTCCTCCTACAAGGATCCCTCAGGTTATCCTTAATGGACACCCTAATGCCCTGTGCCCCATCCCTAACCTTTGACAACCgttaatcttttctatttctataattttgtcatttcatgaatgcctataaatggaatcatagagtacATAACTTTTGGGGATAGGCTTTTTTTCACTCTGCCTTGATTCTCTGAAGATTCATCCAGGTGTCTATAACGTGCCAGTagcttcttctttccttccttctgcaagTAGTATTCTGTGCCATGATGTACCAAAGTTTATCCATTCACAGGGTGAAAAACACCTGGGCCATTTCCAGTTTTTGCCTATTACAGGTGAAGCTGTTGTGAACCCTGGGgcgtgcaggtttttgtgtgagcaCAGTCTtaatttttctgggataaatgcccaagggTGCAGTTGCTGGGCCGTGTGGCAGTTGCCTGTTTAGTTGCGAAAATCATGTTTAATAGCAGTTTAATTCTTCATCAAGAGAATAGACCATAATTTACTCTGTCACTGGATATATATTGCTTCTAATTAatgtgcaattataaatgattttGTACTTTGTTCTGAAATTATCTTTGCATTTCTGGCTGTTTCCTTGGGGTGGGCTCCCATGAGTGGAATTGCTCACTGTAGGACGGGAGGCTCCTTCCTGTGCATATTGCCAAACCAGACTGTGCTCAGTGCCGATGACACAGACTGTCACGCATAGTTTGCTAGGCTGGTGCGCTCAGAATGGCCCCGGGGTGATGGGCTTGGTGGGGTCTGTGCCAGCCTATGGTGGGTGCTGTCTGGAGAGCCACAGGGGCCACAGGGAAAGGGGGGCAGGCCGAGTGAGTGGGGCCCAGCTGGCCCGCCTTGGTGCTTCCCTAACAGTCCTCTCTCACGCCCATCAGTGCTGGATGCCAAGGGCCTGGCACGAAGCTGCTTTAACCAGCTCTGGGAAGTATGCAGCCAGTGGCAGAAGCAGGTGCCCTCAACTGCCCAGGTTCCTCAGCGGCAGTGGCTGGTCTCCATGCATGCCATCCGGAATACCCGCCGCAAGATGGAGGACCGGCATGTGTGCCTTCCCGCCTTCAATCAGCTCTTCGGCCTGTCGGTGAGTGCTCCACCTCCAGTGCTTCTCCTCCCAGGCCCCAGTCGGAGCAGGCTAGGAGGCCTTGTGTGGGGGTTCCGAGCAGAGCTGCCAGCCAGAGCTGAGGCAGGAGTGATCCCTGTAGCTGTCCCCTGAAGGCCAAGGTACTGAGTCCAGGCACTTCATCGGGGGTCTGGGAGGCCCCATTCGTTGCCCCAGCACTTACTTCTGGGCCAGAGCAACCACCAGCCACCTTGCTTTCCCAGCTACGGGACTGAGGAAAGTGAAGGATCTGCCTGAGTCTGTCATAAGGGAGGCCCCAGGACTCACCCCAGACTCATGGTTCTGACGCTGCTTTGTCTCAGGTGCTGGGAGCCACCTGCTACACCATCCCTCATTCTATGTGCTCCAGCAACTCGTTACAGAAGGTGAACTGAAGCTCTGGAGCCTTGCCCTTTTGCAAATCTTGCAGCTCCTAAGTGCTTGAGTCAGGATGACCTGTCTGATGGCACAGGCCATGCTGATTCTTCCCAGACCCACCCCAGGCAGTGCCTGGGCTCCACCCACAGACTAGAGCCTCCGGCTGGGTGGCAGCCTTGGTCGGGGCGAGGTCAGTGTGACTCCCACTGCACTCCCCATCAGGACCCCGTGGACCGAGCCTACTTTGCCGTGTTCGATGGTCACGGAGGGGTGGACGCCGCACAGTACGCTGCCGTGCACGTGCACACCAATCTGGCTCGCCAGCCGGAGCTGCTCACGGACCCCGCGGGAGCCCTCAGAGAAGCCTTTCGGCACACCGATGAGATGTTTCTCTGGAAAGCCAAGCGAGAGGTGAGAAGCAGTGAGCGGGCCTCGCATGCTGTTTGTGGGCCAGTAGCCATAGAGAGAGGCCCTgcccagcagagggaaaggaatcAAAGCGATTGGTGGTGTTAGAAGGTCCTCACTAAACTCTGCTGGCCCTCATGTCTCTTCATTCCTACAGTAAAAGGGGGCTTTTGTCTTTCATTTGAATAAAAGCAGCATCAGGCTTGCCTCTGGTCCAGCATTCCTGGCCCCACAGCGACATGGACCTGTCCCACTCTGGTGGGTGTGGAGGGTTCACAGGGAAAGcagcctgttttattttttatttttttaaaagatgttatttatttatttattcatgagtgacacacagagagaggcagaggcacaggcagagggagaagcaggctccatgcagggagcccgacgtgggacttgatcccagatctccaggatcatgccctgggctgaaggtggcgctaagccgctgagccacctgggctgcccccgggcagcctattttaaaatgtgcCCAGGATTTTGCTTTAATTAGGTATGGCAAGATGACAGGCACTGACACCACCTTGAAAGAGGAGTTTTGTTACTCATAGTGCCCAAGAGGAGACACCCTACCACACAGGGCCACATGGGGAGGCACCAGGGTTGGTCAGGG is a genomic window of Vulpes vulpes isolate BD-2025 chromosome 10, VulVul3, whole genome shotgun sequence containing:
- the PPM1F gene encoding protein phosphatase 1F; the encoded protein is MASGVPPQSSHTAEEIPGFLDAFLCDFPAPLSLEPPLPWKLPGPVLSKEEVEGELTELVMGFLSNRSAPPPLAASLAHEAVSQLLQTDLSEFRKLPRQEEEEDDDEEEKAPVTLLDAKGLARSCFNQLWEVCSQWQKQVPSTAQVPQRQWLVSMHAIRNTRRKMEDRHVCLPAFNQLFGLSDPVDRAYFAVFDGHGGVDAAQYAAVHVHTNLARQPELLTDPAGALREAFRHTDEMFLWKAKRERLQSGTTGVCALIVGKTLHIAWLGDSQVILVQQGQVVKLMEPHRPERQDEKERIEALGGFVSHMDCWRVNGTLAVSRAIGDVFQKPYVSGEADSASRELTGSEDYLLLACDGFFDVVPHQEVAGLVHSHLARQQGSGLQVAEELVAAARERGSHDNITVMVVFLRDPRDLLKGGAQGTGDVPSGLSQPETSTPQSS